ttttataatgaatctaaaaaatgtatacttatacatatgctttaatacAGAACATAAACAACGTCCTAAAACATAGATACTGcacacatataaaaaattaagaaagctattattagaatccttaaagtatataaatagtcattttttaaaatatattaaatatttacatgattgtttcttataatatataatatgcttttttctaaaattatagcaTTCTCAAATTTAGTTACATGCACCGTTTTCtatgcatattatataaatttatattatttgtatttaatatagataaattaaaaaataattttaatgcgttaaataacttgatttttatttctacATATCCCAATTTAGATGTATTCTCtgttgggtaattttattatatattttcccatcttttccattctttaaaacaacaatcagcactgaacccgtatttataagcctAAATAAGCCTTTGAATGtagatttattttaaaataatacatagtaaatattaaatatataacatataaatacctactgatgaaattttaaagtataatagaaaactatatatattaggtTTTTATATTACCCTTTAgtaggagagagataagatatattagctcttaatatataaatttatgtaaatattcGTACATTTTATGGATTgtccatttttatcttatatattatatttttatagttattaatgcatatacattcaaataatttattaaaaattgtatattttattaattcgaTGATACAGTAATGTTGTTTGTAATTAAATACGATTCATTAAACATTGACAAAATCACATTTAACGTTAATTAGTCTTTAACCTTTTCTCCATTgcccatatttttataatataaaaccataTATCCCAAAgtggatctttaacaaaatatataacattgatacctttataatgcattattatgtcttttcgataatattaatgcttaattatatgaaggtttcacaatgaAATAacatttcaatattaatttatatgtataagcatataataataatgcattttgtctatcatattatttataattactagaactataacattaaattttattaatatacttatattttttcaatttaccatttataatatatttccaatttatatatacaccaTATCATTAAAACttacaaattaatagtgattaatctactattatacctttatgaaaataaattaaagcgtaCAAAtaaacttctattaatacaagaagagaatagtaactacaattaaaacttcaaaaatgttagaagcataCTAATATCTATAGACAACGTTATATTACCGATATATATCAACCTATATTTTATCAATATCTATTATATGTCCATAATGTCATTAATTAACACTAACAATATGCTCATATAATGCACGggaatattcaaaattataacttttactaaataaatcTGTTCACCAAACAAAGAAATGCActgtatattataatgtggataattcaatatagcccctgattaacaagtttcatataatagacaattatCATATACCATAATATCACTTCATATATaaccaatatttatatatctaatatacaattttaataattttaatcattttaaatctatatattatactttatcaaaaaaatattatcaccgatttcatattaatcacACTACCCCCTTTTTCCTTCTATATTTACACATCATCTCCAGATTAAACATACAcaatcataaatatatttaatttaaaaatttaatcataaatatatttaattataaaaatttaatcataaatatatttaattataaaaaatgtaattacATTATCCCAGAACCATAAACAATCAACCATCAATCATAAGCATAACCTTGATCCATAAACATAATTTTCCccataaaaaattaacaccCACCCAttaagaatattataattaaaaaacaaattaattacattatatattcttGACTTTGCAACTTTATGcttcaatattttatttcatattttatttcatgttttatttcatattttacttcatattttatttgtatcttTTTTAACTTTATAATACTATGCTTTGTTattaaaaggaaaattataatttgtattcatttacaaaaaatatagccATCAATATTGCtaccaataaataatttttataaaattaacaattttgCTAGAAAAATGTTAAGTAAAATTTGTATTcaaattgataaaaaaatcacAGATTGTTTGATTctcataatataaattttatcataCTACTATTATGATGAGGTGAAAAATGTTGTTATAGTAGTATTAGTAATATATAGAATTAACGggatttttcatattaaattaattgtttaatataatatttatagtaCTATgatcttttatttattaatgtaAGTATATGTATTTCCATACGTAATGAACTGttctataaattttaaattgagTTTAatcaattataaaatttgtttattaataatgctatatattaaaaatatcacttatataattaaagttatttatttttagataTTATGATATTGTGAATCATTACATTTCtgatattcattatttatgaaagATTCTGTTATTAATGTTGTTTTGTggttgaattatttaaataaaacatatattaaacttaTCAATCTGATAAAAGTACCCAAATTTGttgtttaaataataatttgtattttttaaaataaatatttgttttttatgctttattggaaaaaatgattagcttcaattttaattatacttGTACATATTTACGAgttgttaatttttaattaaaaaaatactagtatatattttaatattttgtttgtaaaGTTCCAAAATGAAtaagttttatattcaaatttttttttttcttttaaccaTCTCCCTAtgtgtaaataataaaaccctTGCAACGGAGCTTTCTCCAAAAACATATACAAAatacaaatcaaaaaaatttacaatattcaaatcaaaaaaatttacaatattcaattcaaaaaaatattatcctGTGTAAGAAAAtacaacaatatatataatatatatttcattatgaaaatattaaatgtgtACGTCTTTGCAACAATGTTACAAATACAATAACTTTTGtacacattaaaaatatgttcatttttagcAATGATAATACAGaagaaatatatcaaaaaaacaaGCACCTATTATATACCGATCCCGAAGAAACTAGAAATGCGTGCAGATTTATGAATGAcgctttaaaacaattagaACATCATGCTACAAGTAAAGATGGTTATAAAAGGTGTTGTGCAAATCCTTAtcgaaatataattttttataaaaaaaagcaTCGAGGTCATACAATTGTTgaaaaaattcattatacAATTTATGATCCGAATCAGGTATCAATTAACGAACAACATCAAAAGTTATAAACcaaattgaaattaaaaaattattataatttatatacatatatttctcTTTACTTCCATTAGTATAATGAACTAGTAAACCAGTTATGGGATCCAGATAGTAacttattattaaataaattctctgttaaaagtatacaaaacataaataattacccaaattaacatattattgttactatttattcgaaattttatgatttatTATTGATATATTATACTATTTATCCTTTCCAACATCTTCAAActcatcatattttaattatatctatgaaattttataatatgttttttagaaaaaattgtCCGTATGTACACTCCAAATTTAGTAATGATACAACAACGTTGGAAAAAATGGCCATGGTCTCGtgagaaatatttttatgctatAGCTGCAAAATATAAAGTAAGCAAAGCTTTCTTCTTCTATTTCGttataaatcatatttttcgtattattcaaatacacttttattaattttgtagataTCACAAAACAAAACTATGATTGTCATGGCTTCAGCAAATATAATTGATCACAAccgtaaaaataaaaaatattttgaaaataaaatagtagaAAGTGCAAATTTATTTCAAGCTGAAATTGATTCTGAAGATGATATTAGaaatggaaaattaaaaaaaatgtttgttAACTTAAGTGGATAcattattgaaaaaagaaacaaaCATACTTATATCACATGTGTCGACTCTGTAAACggtatacatattttaataatataataatttatttcaacaattgttaaaaaaaatatggttttaaataattgtacatatttataatttgaaacaaattttaaaattttatataattatccatttgtgttttttttcttagaaTGATGAACATGGTTCCATTTaacaaaaatgtattattggAAAACCTTTAGATTACTTTTTCCCtcataaataaacatatttttcacCAACGTATATTAGAgaatttttgttaataaaacgatttattttcatgaatggtatttatttaaattaccatcataacatatttttttgttttatgatTGTTTTGTTCTTGTCTGTTATTTGTTTAtgtcttttaatattataatgcatctatatgtattaattttttgaataatacaaataaaactgttataacttatgaagaTCTTTCATTTAATACTTATCACCCTTTTTTGTTTACAAACATGGACATCATCTATAGGCTAAAATTTGGGGGGATATCCCATATATTTAAACGATTCTGTATTCCAAATACTATCATCACTTATTCTTTATTTGTAAGTGATATttgattttaatattatttatagtaaTGAAATTAATGAAGTGATCAGATGATTCAATACAAATGTTAAATTatgtgtaatatttttttatattgttatttaaaCCATAAAATaccaatatattttatacacatatatgtgAACATTATAATAAACCAACTAAAACATTCTttcctttaaaaaaaattcatatacattcatagaaaaaataaaatataacataaacgTAGAATGAAAATAAGCAGTTtcgttaaataaaaatattcataacatgaccattttatgatatatataattcaatataaccctaaacctttaaaacaattccttaaactaataaatattataaaattattcaaattaaatacaatataatacttaaccctaattcacaacataaaaactatataaaaattgtgcaAAGGCAtacaaaaatttaataaatatacatatataactttatatttaattggtTATATTATTCAATTATTCTTATAAACCCCAAAATTATGgtcaaaaattacttccaaATAGCCAGTTtcttaaatatatcaatcattgttactattcctgaaatagtcaatactcttcgaataatatattaatgattcattctcttctttatattttttagtttttctcttaaatattcTTTTTGAGCTCTTTTCCGTAATACAAATAACGAacactaatataaaatgttaagaagtgtacgatttttttgttaacgtttgcatatatttaatgaaaataatttttaaatttcttattatttaccttaaaaaaaattcccaAAAAGATTGATATTGTActgaatattaataaagctagaattaatttttttactatcGAGAAGCTTGGTGTATCATTACAAATTTTTTCAGAACTTTGCATACCACTTTCTTCTGTTTCTGACGATGTAAGGGATGGAATATCGTTACAATCAACGCCATTACTATCacaaaaaattgttaaattattataatcatttaataatgtagacaatacTTGATAATAGCCTTCATCTTTAGTATTATTAGGATCGTTaagttcattatatttttcaacaaatttactagcattttctaaatatttcTTATTTTGTGTGTCTTTTGCATTAATTTCAGTATATatgttacataataatttaaatgcatcataaattTTAGACATATTTCCAATATTAGTACTCAACAATCCCGTTCTTTTACCTATGATTtccttataatttgtatatccCGTATTACCATTTAATTGGCTACTACAATCTACACCACCTTGTTTACAACTAGTATAATGcgtattattttctatatgttTATTGTAAAAATCATTTAGATTGTTGATTCCGCCATATGTATTTTGATttagtttataacttaaccatatgataatgtattcaactgtattgatattttttttttttttttccaaaaacAATTGCTCAAACAACCATAAACATCCAGccttaattttatcgatatcTGTCTTACATTCTGCTTTCTCTGATGCTACATTAGAGCAGTAATACTTAATGTTCcctaaattattaatatcattaGTTGTAGAATTGCTTGAGTCATCGGGTAAATATTTTCTCAATGTATCAAACTgttcacactaagaaaacatttaaaaaagtataataaaaatatatcttaatgaaattcttataaaataaaatttaatgaaattTATAGATTATATAATATCGACAAATACAATGAAaagcaaattttattaaaaaatgcagatACCAGGTCATAATCcattgtaattttattttgtttataatatgtagattatgtaacatcatattattttatattttttacgtttaataaatgacaaaatgATTGaactataatataaaactatctGTAATTGATCatgttattataatttttaatattaatttaaagataatatggaacaatataataacttTACGGTAGTTAGATAAATTATCGTGGTTTGAGGATGTTTAATACATGTTTTACCATATGCGTATAGATACAATTTTACATAAATTGTTATCCTTAATAACACTCATATgagcattattataaaaattaaatcaaCAATGTAACGAGTTAAAAATACATCTCTTTACACATGCTTTAATATGGAAAATAACCAACGtcatatcttttgttttaatatactgaaaaaatcgaaacaattaaaaaatccattattactataatccttaaagtatataaataattatttttttaaatatattaaatacgtatataccatgttttattcaaattattgtatttttaaaataaattacatttttcccttttttaattgcatatacttaaatttatattgtttttatttaatatatatccattccAATTATAGTTAACATTTCCAataacttatttttattcttacaCATTCCGTTTTAGAAATATActttattgggtaattttataatatattttgtcatCCTTTccttaaaacaaatattagcactgaacctatatttataagcttaaataagtttttatatgtagattgtttttaaaataatacttagtaaatattaaatatatatacctactgatgatattttaaagtataatataaaactatgtttaattaggttcttatattgcactttaataggagagagataagatatattagctctttaatatatatatttcgctaaatattatacataattttatcttatat
Above is a window of Plasmodium yoelii strain 17X genome assembly, chromosome: 9 DNA encoding:
- a CDS encoding fam-a protein produces the protein MNKFYIQIFFFLLTISLCVNNKTLATELSPKTYTKYKSKKFTIFKSKKFTIFNSKKYYPVNDNTEEIYQKNKHLLYTDPEETRNACRFMNDALKQLEHHATSKDGYKRCCANPYRNIIFYKKKHRGHTIVEKIHYTIYDPNQYNELVNQLWDPDSNLLLNKFSVKKKIVRMYTPNLVMIQQRWKKWPWSREKYFYAIAAKYKISQNKTMIVMASANIIDHNRKNKKYFENKIVESANLFQAEIDSEDDIRNGKLKKMFVNLSGYIIEKRNKHTYITCVDSNDEHGSI